Proteins co-encoded in one Sulfurimonas sp. HSL1-2 genomic window:
- a CDS encoding HAMP domain-containing sensor histidine kinase, whose translation MIHLNRFIDKLGMHSPLKIVTGVTLATTLVSVLCVGIFYTLLTGTLPPVILGFSILMPLLMTPPILVIVIKLVMRLETYKNALHDEIEKNREKDMLLFEQERFALMGEMLSNISHQWRQPLNAINLTLLSAKLAKATGRLDDEALDHAFETIEQNTLHLSETIEDFRSFFQNKAPTKLLPLHQIVYELHRIITPTLEANNIALEITWNSDTIHRLQIATAISQVLLNLINNAKDALESLDQKNKQIRIAFEYPPGGDQLRICVFDNGPGIDPAIQGKIFDPYFTTKGNLKGSGIGLHMSRQIIQKLFHGTIIVSSVPGETRFAIMLPTSVYCKPET comes from the coding sequence ATGATACACCTTAACCGTTTTATCGACAAACTCGGTATGCACAGCCCTTTGAAGATCGTCACGGGCGTGACACTGGCCACCACCCTCGTCTCCGTCCTCTGTGTCGGGATATTCTACACGCTACTGACCGGCACGCTTCCGCCGGTCATTCTGGGCTTCTCCATCCTGATGCCGCTGCTGATGACCCCGCCGATTCTCGTCATCGTCATCAAGCTCGTTATGCGGCTCGAAACGTACAAAAACGCGCTGCACGATGAAATCGAGAAGAACCGGGAGAAAGATATGCTCCTTTTCGAGCAGGAACGCTTCGCCCTGATGGGGGAGATGCTCTCGAACATCTCCCATCAGTGGCGCCAGCCTCTCAATGCGATCAACCTGACGCTGCTCTCCGCCAAACTGGCAAAGGCGACGGGGCGTCTGGATGACGAGGCACTCGACCATGCCTTTGAGACGATCGAACAGAACACCCTGCACCTCTCCGAAACGATCGAGGATTTCCGCTCGTTCTTTCAGAACAAGGCCCCAACAAAGCTCCTGCCGCTGCATCAGATCGTCTACGAACTGCACCGCATCATCACGCCGACGCTCGAAGCCAATAACATCGCACTGGAGATCACATGGAACAGCGATACGATCCACCGGCTGCAGATCGCTACGGCGATCTCCCAGGTCCTTCTCAACCTCATCAACAACGCCAAAGACGCCCTCGAATCCCTGGACCAAAAGAACAAACAGATCCGCATAGCGTTTGAGTACCCTCCGGGCGGGGACCAACTTCGTATCTGCGTTTTCGACAACGGCCCCGGCATCGACCCGGCGATCCAGGGGAAGATCTTCGATCCCTATTTCACGACGAAGGGCAACCTCAAAGGGAGCGGGATCGGCCTGCATATGAGCCGCCAAATCATCCAGAAGCTCTTCCACGGCACGATCATCGTTTCCAGTGTGCCCGGCGAGACGCGCTTCGCCATCATGCTGCCGACGTCCGTCTACTGTAAACCTGAAACGTAA
- the smpB gene encoding SsrA-binding protein SmpB — protein MGETIAKNKKAFHDYEILEKFEAGIVLKGSEVKGIRAGRVNLKDSFVKLVRGEAFLFNAHIGRLETTHHYYGHEERGSRKLLLHKKQIAKLADAVEKEGHTIVPLQMYFNNKNIIKLEIAIARGKKLHDKRADMKEKDMKRDIERALKDY, from the coding sequence GTGGGCGAAACGATTGCCAAAAACAAAAAAGCCTTTCACGATTACGAGATCCTCGAGAAATTCGAGGCGGGTATCGTGCTAAAGGGCAGTGAGGTCAAAGGGATCCGTGCCGGCCGTGTCAACCTCAAGGACAGTTTCGTCAAGCTTGTCAGGGGCGAGGCTTTTTTGTTCAACGCCCACATCGGCCGCCTGGAGACGACGCACCACTATTACGGCCACGAGGAACGCGGCAGCCGGAAGCTCCTGCTGCACAAAAAACAAATCGCCAAACTGGCGGATGCCGTGGAGAAAGAGGGGCATACGATCGTACCCCTGCAGATGTACTTCAACAACAAGAACATCATCAAGCTTGAGATCGCCATCGCGCGGGGTAAAAAGCTGCACGACAAACGCGCCGATATGAAAGAGAAGGATATGAAGCGCGACATCGAACGGGCGCTCAAAGACTACTAG
- the rplS gene encoding 50S ribosomal protein L19 encodes MRNKYIENFENAQVAEKNVPEFRAGDTVRLAVTIKEGDKTRVQNYEGVCIAMRGQGTGKTITVRKIGANGVGIERVFPIYSDSINEIKVLRRGRVRRAKLFYLRDRAGKSARIKELRK; translated from the coding sequence ATGAGAAATAAATACATCGAAAATTTCGAAAATGCTCAAGTCGCTGAAAAGAACGTCCCAGAATTCCGCGCCGGTGATACCGTACGCCTCGCTGTTACCATTAAAGAGGGTGACAAAACTCGTGTTCAGAACTACGAGGGTGTATGTATCGCAATGCGCGGTCAGGGAACGGGTAAAACCATCACAGTTCGTAAAATCGGTGCCAACGGCGTCGGTATCGAGCGCGTTTTCCCGATCTACAGCGACAGCATCAACGAAATCAAAGTGCTTCGCCGCGGCCGTGTACGCCGTGCGAAACTCTTTTACCTGCGCGACCGTGCCGGTAAATCTGCACGTATCAAAGAGCTCCGCAAGTAA
- the trmD gene encoding tRNA (guanosine(37)-N1)-methyltransferase TrmD, which produces MTFTYVTLFSNLIEGYFQDSILKRAQEKGLFSVAYLNPRDFTTNKHGKVDDTAVGGGAGMVMTPQPLYDTLKQLRENDPDVHIVFATPVGKPFVQNDAKRLAKKNHVAFVSGRYEGIDERVIETFADELFSIGDYILTGGELPSLVMTDAIARNLEGVLGNSESLETESFETHLLEAPSFGKPPLFDDKGVPSEFLKGNHSKIAALKIALSECKTKFFRPEQLKRHRKRTLYEK; this is translated from the coding sequence GTGACCTTTACCTATGTCACCCTCTTCTCAAACCTGATCGAGGGCTATTTCCAGGACTCCATCCTCAAACGTGCGCAGGAGAAGGGGCTTTTCAGCGTCGCCTACCTCAACCCGCGCGATTTTACGACGAACAAGCACGGGAAGGTCGACGACACGGCCGTCGGCGGAGGCGCCGGAATGGTGATGACGCCACAGCCGCTCTACGACACACTCAAACAGCTCCGCGAAAACGATCCGGACGTCCATATCGTTTTCGCGACCCCTGTCGGCAAGCCCTTTGTGCAGAACGACGCCAAACGGCTTGCCAAGAAAAACCATGTTGCATTTGTCAGCGGCCGATACGAAGGCATCGACGAAAGGGTCATCGAGACCTTTGCGGACGAACTCTTCAGCATCGGCGACTATATCCTGACCGGCGGGGAGCTGCCCTCGCTGGTGATGACCGATGCCATTGCCCGCAATCTCGAAGGTGTACTCGGAAACAGCGAGTCACTGGAGACGGAGAGCTTTGAGACCCACCTGCTGGAAGCCCCCTCGTTCGGAAAGCCGCCGCTTTTTGACGATAAGGGCGTGCCATCAGAATTCTTAAAGGGAAACCACAGTAAAATTGCGGCACTCAAAATTGCCTTGTCAGAATGCAAGACTAAATTCTTCAGGCCTGAGCAGCTTAAAAGGCATAGAAAAAGGACATTGTATGAGAAATAA
- the rimM gene encoding ribosome maturation factor RimM (Essential for efficient processing of 16S rRNA) yields the protein MSKRQNNDRLLHIATLGRTVGLHGEMKLHLFTDFPEQFVPGETFYTKERTPLVFETVNMERELVKLEGIDTPEEAKRFTNVMLYTTYGRTREMCHLDEGEHFWFDLIGCTVTEEGVVLGKVIEIERIGAVDYLQIKTDDALAKRRLPKQFLLPKQLPFVEHVDTEAGLITAHGAMAILEES from the coding sequence ATGTCGAAGCGGCAGAATAACGACCGTCTGCTCCATATCGCCACGCTGGGCCGCACCGTCGGTCTGCACGGCGAGATGAAGCTGCACCTCTTCACCGATTTCCCCGAACAGTTCGTCCCCGGCGAGACCTTCTATACCAAAGAGCGCACGCCCCTGGTGTTTGAAACCGTCAACATGGAACGCGAACTGGTCAAACTCGAAGGCATCGACACGCCCGAAGAGGCCAAGCGCTTCACCAATGTCATGCTCTACACGACCTACGGACGCACCCGCGAAATGTGCCACCTCGATGAGGGGGAACACTTCTGGTTCGACCTGATCGGGTGTACCGTCACGGAAGAGGGTGTCGTGCTGGGCAAGGTGATCGAGATCGAACGGATCGGCGCGGTCGACTATCTGCAGATCAAGACCGACGATGCCCTGGCCAAACGGCGGCTGCCCAAGCAGTTCCTGCTACCAAAGCAGCTGCCATTCGTCGAGCATGTCGATACCGAAGCAGGTCTCATCACCGCGCACGGGGCGATGGCCATCCTGGAGGAGTCGTGA
- a CDS encoding KH domain-containing protein, protein MVTDFVAEYARLIASHPEDIRVEMFEGDEIAEIVLYANGADIGKLIGKEGKMIGAIKTVISGCKAKDGKSYRINVEAAE, encoded by the coding sequence ATGGTCACCGATTTCGTCGCCGAATACGCACGTCTCATCGCCTCCCATCCCGAGGACATCCGCGTCGAGATGTTCGAAGGTGACGAGATCGCCGAAATTGTCCTCTATGCCAACGGTGCCGATATCGGCAAACTGATCGGCAAAGAGGGCAAGATGATCGGCGCCATCAAAACCGTCATCTCCGGCTGCAAAGCCAAAGACGGCAAGAGCTACCGCATCAATGTCGAAGCGGCAGAATAA
- the rpsP gene encoding 30S ribosomal protein S16, producing the protein MTTIRLTRMGRKKQPFYRVAVTDSRKRRDGGWIELIGWYNPMTKEQKIDEERLNYWIGVGATMSDRVKKITGK; encoded by the coding sequence ATGACAACAATCCGTCTTACCCGTATGGGACGCAAAAAACAGCCTTTCTACCGCGTTGCGGTTACTGACTCCCGCAAGCGCCGTGACGGCGGCTGGATCGAACTGATCGGCTGGTACAACCCGATGACCAAAGAGCAGAAGATCGACGAAGAGCGTCTGAACTACTGGATCGGCGTCGGCGCGACAATGAGCGACCGCGTCAAAAAGATCACCGGCAAATAA